A portion of the Shewanella sp. SNU WT4 genome contains these proteins:
- a CDS encoding MMPL family transporter — MLDKLVNGIESFVFRNRTAVILMFAVITLFLGYQATQLKMDAAFVKNIPLKHPYMQTYLEHQKDFGGANGIMVAVADRKGSIFNPVFFDTLKQVHDQLFFIPGVDRAQVKSLFSPSTRFTEVVEDGFAGGPVIPADYVNDTQGLEIVRNNIEKAGIVGRMIAKDYSAAMVTVQLMEFDPDTGKPLDTLAFAAKLETELRAKFENQDISIHIIGFSKMAGDVADGAKGVLLFFLIAIAITALMVWFFCRSMTLTLLPLFCSLIAVIWQLGLLTVIGFGLDPMSILVPFLVFAIGVSHGVQIINVVHSKVDEGFSTKIAATLAFRTLLIPGGVALLSDTVGFVTLLAIDIGIIRELAISASLGVGVIIFTNLMLLPLLISLFDLSPSSASQNIEKTAKTQALWYKMSIFATPKVGVAVVLATIALFWFGLDYSNRMKIGDLHAGAPALHQDSRYNLDTLFITDHFSVTTDVMTVIVEAFPEACTYHEVLNQIDEFQWLAANTPGVDSTASLASVAKQVNGGFNEGNAKWQVLPRTTASLVQAVGQIPSTTGLLNSDCSVMPIYLFLDDHKAETIEVVVAKVKALAAQMNNDKLTFRLASGPVGVMAATNEAVSEAQIPMMVYVYLAVFILCLLSFKSLKATIVVILPLFVVSTLAQALMTLLDIGLTVSTLPVIALGVGIGVDYGIYILSTMSSKLRAGMPVRQAYYEALLERGSAVIFTGLTLAIGVSTWVFSALKFQMDMGIMLTFMFVFNMIGAIIVLPALASLFWRKQSS; from the coding sequence ATGTTAGATAAATTGGTCAATGGCATAGAGTCATTTGTGTTTAGAAATCGGACTGCTGTCATCTTGATGTTTGCTGTGATCACCCTATTTTTAGGCTATCAAGCGACACAACTCAAAATGGACGCGGCATTTGTCAAAAATATCCCGCTAAAACACCCTTATATGCAGACTTATTTGGAACACCAAAAGGATTTTGGTGGTGCCAATGGCATCATGGTCGCCGTGGCGGACCGTAAGGGATCAATCTTTAATCCAGTGTTTTTTGATACCTTAAAGCAGGTACATGATCAGCTGTTTTTTATCCCCGGCGTTGACCGCGCGCAGGTGAAATCTCTATTTTCACCCTCTACGCGTTTTACTGAAGTGGTGGAAGATGGTTTTGCTGGAGGGCCGGTTATTCCAGCAGACTATGTCAATGATACTCAAGGACTTGAGATAGTTCGTAACAATATTGAAAAGGCGGGCATTGTTGGTCGCATGATAGCCAAAGATTACAGCGCGGCTATGGTGACGGTGCAATTGATGGAGTTTGACCCTGATACAGGTAAACCCTTAGATACCTTAGCCTTTGCCGCTAAGCTCGAAACTGAGCTCCGAGCCAAGTTTGAAAACCAAGATATTAGTATTCATATCATAGGTTTTTCTAAGATGGCCGGGGATGTAGCCGATGGCGCAAAAGGGGTATTGTTGTTTTTCTTGATAGCCATTGCTATTACAGCCTTGATGGTATGGTTTTTCTGCCGCTCGATGACCTTAACTCTTCTGCCCTTGTTCTGTAGTTTAATTGCCGTGATTTGGCAGTTAGGTTTATTGACTGTGATTGGATTTGGGCTTGATCCCATGTCGATTCTGGTGCCGTTTTTAGTGTTTGCTATTGGCGTGAGTCACGGGGTGCAAATTATTAACGTGGTACACAGCAAAGTTGATGAAGGCTTTAGTACTAAAATTGCTGCCACCTTAGCTTTTCGTACGTTATTGATCCCTGGCGGCGTGGCGTTGCTGTCTGATACCGTTGGCTTTGTAACCTTATTAGCCATAGATATCGGTATTATCCGTGAATTAGCGATTTCAGCATCTTTAGGTGTTGGCGTGATTATTTTCACTAACTTAATGTTATTGCCATTGCTGATATCCTTGTTTGATTTGTCACCATCGTCTGCCAGCCAAAATATTGAAAAAACCGCCAAGACCCAGGCTCTCTGGTATAAGATGTCAATTTTCGCCACTCCTAAAGTGGGAGTGGCGGTTGTGCTTGCCACCATTGCCTTATTCTGGTTTGGGCTCGATTACTCAAACCGCATGAAAATTGGTGATTTGCACGCTGGTGCGCCGGCGCTGCATCAAGATTCCCGCTATAACCTAGATACCTTGTTCATTACTGATCATTTCAGTGTGACGACTGATGTAATGACTGTGATAGTTGAAGCCTTTCCAGAAGCTTGTACTTACCATGAAGTATTAAATCAAATCGATGAATTTCAGTGGCTTGCTGCCAATACTCCAGGGGTTGATTCCACCGCCTCATTGGCAAGTGTTGCCAAACAAGTCAATGGTGGTTTCAACGAAGGCAATGCTAAATGGCAGGTATTACCGCGCACCACGGCAAGCTTAGTGCAAGCCGTTGGGCAAATTCCATCAACCACAGGATTACTTAATAGTGATTGTTCTGTGATGCCTATCTATCTATTTTTAGATGATCATAAGGCGGAAACTATTGAGGTAGTGGTTGCTAAGGTGAAAGCCCTTGCGGCGCAAATGAATAATGACAAACTGACATTTCGTTTAGCATCAGGCCCTGTGGGCGTGATGGCAGCGACTAACGAAGCCGTGTCAGAAGCGCAAATACCTATGATGGTTTATGTGTATCTCGCCGTATTCATTTTATGTTTGCTGAGCTTTAAATCATTAAAGGCCACAATAGTGGTGATTTTACCGTTATTTGTGGTGTCGACATTAGCTCAGGCGTTAATGACATTATTAGATATTGGCTTAACAGTCAGTACCTTGCCTGTCATTGCCTTAGGTGTTGGTATAGGTGTTGATTATGGCATTTATATTTTATCTACTATGTCATCTAAGTTAAGAGCCGGTATGCCTGTCAGACAAGCTTATTACGAAGCCTTGTTAGAGCGAGGTAGTGCAGTTATTTTCACCGGTTTAACCTTAGCCATAGGTGTGAGTACTTGGGTGTTTTCAGCGCTCAAGTTCCAGATGGATATGGGGATCATGTTGACCTTCATGTTCGTGTTTAACATGATCGGTGCCATTATTGTGTTACCGGCGCTAGCCTCATTGTTCTGGCGAAAACAATCATCTTGA
- a CDS encoding YCF48-related protein, protein MSYHTLRTSLSLGSLFIWLSTTSLTSAALESESGSTLRSQLQPLAPTSLLLDIEKVGTSLVAVGERGHVLVFNDSWQQAPTPTQSLLTKVSFISDTHGWAVGHDATIIHTQDGGKTWQVQRQSPEQEVPLLDVLFFNETQGVAIGAYGLFYRTEDGGKTWVNEFHQELLLVEDRDYLAELKASDANAYDQEIMFMLPHFNRIIQLSDKRLLLVGERGLVAVSTDLGKTFTPLELGYEGSMFAVVEHGNQIWVAGLRGNMFRADMNLANWQTVELPITSSINGLISDDKGGLYIMANAGNRVYLDANFKPQLLTGRQGESLIDMASDRLGQWWTVGSGGVVKTATN, encoded by the coding sequence ATGTCGTATCACACGCTTCGCACGAGTCTCTCCCTCGGTAGTTTGTTTATCTGGTTATCCACTACAAGTTTGACCAGTGCTGCTCTTGAGAGTGAATCCGGCTCTACACTGCGATCTCAGCTTCAGCCCTTAGCACCCACATCCTTATTACTTGATATCGAAAAGGTTGGAACCTCACTGGTTGCCGTCGGTGAACGCGGCCATGTGCTGGTATTTAATGACTCTTGGCAACAAGCTCCCACGCCTACCCAAAGCTTACTGACTAAAGTGAGTTTCATTTCTGACACCCATGGCTGGGCGGTTGGACATGATGCCACCATTATCCATACCCAAGACGGTGGCAAAACTTGGCAAGTCCAGCGCCAATCGCCAGAACAAGAAGTACCGTTACTGGATGTGTTATTTTTTAATGAAACGCAAGGTGTTGCTATTGGCGCTTACGGACTGTTTTACCGCACAGAAGATGGGGGTAAAACTTGGGTGAATGAATTTCATCAAGAGTTATTGCTAGTAGAAGACAGAGACTATTTAGCTGAGTTAAAAGCGTCAGATGCTAATGCGTACGATCAAGAAATCATGTTTATGTTGCCTCATTTCAATCGCATTATTCAGTTATCTGATAAACGTTTGCTGCTTGTGGGGGAGCGAGGTTTAGTGGCAGTGAGTACCGATTTAGGTAAAACCTTTACACCGCTGGAACTTGGCTATGAAGGTTCTATGTTTGCCGTGGTTGAGCATGGCAATCAAATATGGGTAGCCGGACTGCGCGGTAATATGTTCCGAGCAGATATGAATTTAGCCAATTGGCAAACTGTTGAATTACCTATTACTTCTAGTATTAATGGTCTAATTAGTGATGATAAAGGCGGTTTATATATCATGGCTAATGCGGGTAATAGGGTGTATTTGGACGCAAATTTTAAGCCTCAGTTATTGACTGGTCGCCAAGGCGAAAGCTTAATTGATATGGCAAGTGATCGCCTAGGACAATGGTGGACGGTTGGTAGCGGTGGGGTGGTTAAAACAGCTACTAATTAG
- a CDS encoding DUF1329 domain-containing protein has translation MKRVTLLSVAILAALGMSAAQAKVSEADAAKLSKELTPMGAERAGNADGSIPAWDGGISKPIAGYNKGDHHPDPYASDSILYTVTNANKDQYKNLLTPGELKMLELYPDTFKMNVYPTHRSAAYPQYVYDATLANAVGAELISGGNGLSGAAIGVPFPIPANGLEVIWNHILRYRGVDATTERNQAAPTKGGDFSLVELSEELSFQYSRPEMTAQKLAESNTLFYFKQVVTQPARLAGTALLVKETMDQEALPRQAWTYNTGQRRVRKAPNVSFDTPGTVSDGLRTTDDYDMFNGSPSRYNWELVGKKEILIPYNDYKLHSDKLKYKDILTQGHINPEYVRWEKHRVWEVKATLKDGMRHVYKTRVFYIDEDSWQVSATDMYDNRDELYRVAFAHGLNYYEVPTHWSTLEVFHDLQTRRYLAIGLDNEGGMYDFGVTLTEANFTPDALRRSGIR, from the coding sequence ATGAAAAGAGTAACCCTGTTATCTGTTGCGATTTTAGCGGCACTTGGGATGTCTGCAGCTCAAGCTAAAGTGTCAGAAGCGGATGCTGCCAAGTTAAGTAAAGAATTAACACCTATGGGGGCCGAGCGTGCTGGTAATGCTGATGGCTCTATTCCTGCCTGGGATGGCGGTATTAGTAAACCGATTGCGGGTTATAACAAAGGCGATCATCATCCAGACCCTTATGCCAGTGATAGCATTCTTTATACCGTGACGAATGCTAATAAAGATCAGTATAAAAATTTACTGACCCCAGGTGAACTCAAGATGCTTGAGCTCTATCCTGACACTTTTAAGATGAATGTATACCCAACTCACCGTAGCGCAGCCTATCCACAATATGTGTATGACGCGACTTTAGCCAACGCGGTAGGGGCTGAACTTATCAGTGGTGGCAATGGCCTCAGTGGCGCAGCCATTGGCGTGCCATTTCCAATTCCAGCCAATGGTTTAGAAGTCATTTGGAACCATATTTTGCGCTATCGCGGCGTTGATGCTACCACTGAGCGAAATCAAGCTGCGCCAACTAAGGGCGGCGATTTCTCTTTGGTTGAATTAAGTGAAGAGCTGAGTTTCCAATACTCACGCCCAGAAATGACGGCGCAAAAACTAGCTGAAAGCAACACTTTGTTTTACTTCAAACAAGTCGTGACTCAACCGGCGCGCTTAGCAGGCACTGCATTGCTTGTAAAAGAAACCATGGATCAAGAAGCTCTGCCGCGTCAGGCCTGGACTTATAACACAGGTCAGCGCCGCGTTCGTAAAGCACCCAACGTATCGTTTGATACCCCAGGCACAGTGTCTGATGGTTTACGTACCACAGATGATTACGACATGTTTAACGGCTCACCGTCGCGCTATAACTGGGAATTAGTGGGTAAGAAAGAAATTCTAATCCCTTATAACGATTACAAACTGCACTCAGATAAGCTCAAGTACAAGGATATTCTGACTCAAGGTCATATTAATCCTGAGTATGTGAGATGGGAAAAACACCGTGTTTGGGAAGTGAAAGCCACGCTTAAAGACGGCATGCGTCATGTCTATAAGACTCGGGTGTTCTATATCGATGAAGACTCATGGCAAGTATCTGCTACCGATATGTACGATAACCGTGATGAATTATATCGCGTTGCCTTTGCCCATGGTCTGAACTATTACGAAGTGCCTACTCATTGGAGTACCTTAGAAGTCTTCCATGATCTGCAGACTCGTCGTTATCTCGCCATTGGTTTAGATAACGAAGGTGGTATGTATGACTTTGGTGTCACTCTTACTGAAGCTAACTTTACTCCAGATGCGTTACGCCGCTCAGGCATCCGTTAA
- a CDS encoding DUF1302 domain-containing protein, with protein sequence MRIMKGGFSKTVLALGIASALAAGVSSQANAFAFNWGEVEGTFDSTWTVGASWRVEDRNWDLIGKVNQPQFKWDGYSAFGNTIYSSQQIWAQAGSYSSNNDLSNLLYAQGDTTSEIAKGLHELSLKYKNYGLFVRGMYFYDNKTEQGDYGYSNPLTGKEFDPCEDKQASEVICRDIRLLDAFVYGDFDLNDGQNPLSVRVGNQVVSWGESTLIAHGISEINPVDLNILNAPGAELKEAFRPQGMLWASLGLTDNLSVEAFYQYEWKPIWVPPPGSFFSTTDFAGFGGYSQNAQLGFNANPDTDLDFLISEYNKLGAMIASGQTIPTQQLVAMALAYPTKATLVYDEQEASDDGQFGVKLGYYAPQLAETEFGLYYMNYHSRRPLISGTASNFTTGALLQDLAIIGREAGNIDRNTLLGLQSFSKAQVVYPEDIKLYGLSFNTLVGDTAVAGEIAHRQDEPLQIDDVELLFAAMPQQLANAGLRPDLDGISQYRVVDPGAYAEGYILRDTTQVQMTFTHLFGPALWTDNLTALAEVGGVWIHDMPHHDVLRLNGPGTGRSGGNPNMPGIIQALHNGPETNPFPTAHAWGYRLVGKADFFNVFSGVNLAARTIFSHDVNGITPDPMFLFTEGKKAVGMGLNFDYQNKWSADISYNAFFGGVGTTNLLEDRDYVSFNVKYSI encoded by the coding sequence ATGAGAATAATGAAGGGTGGATTTAGTAAAACTGTGCTGGCATTGGGGATAGCGTCAGCTTTGGCAGCAGGGGTAAGTAGTCAGGCCAATGCTTTTGCTTTTAATTGGGGCGAGGTGGAAGGCACCTTTGACTCAACCTGGACAGTAGGTGCCAGTTGGCGAGTTGAAGACAGAAACTGGGATCTGATTGGTAAGGTCAATCAGCCACAGTTTAAGTGGGATGGCTATTCTGCCTTCGGTAATACCATTTATTCATCTCAGCAAATTTGGGCTCAAGCAGGCTCTTACTCCAGTAACAACGATCTCAGTAACCTTCTTTATGCTCAAGGCGATACCACCTCCGAAATTGCTAAAGGCCTGCACGAACTTTCTCTTAAATATAAAAACTACGGATTATTTGTCCGTGGCATGTATTTTTATGATAACAAGACAGAGCAAGGGGATTATGGTTATTCGAATCCATTGACAGGTAAAGAATTTGACCCTTGTGAAGATAAACAAGCGTCAGAAGTAATTTGTCGAGATATTCGTTTACTTGACGCCTTCGTTTATGGTGATTTTGATTTAAATGATGGCCAAAATCCTTTATCAGTGCGCGTCGGTAATCAAGTCGTGTCATGGGGCGAAAGCACGTTAATTGCCCATGGTATCAGTGAAATTAACCCTGTAGATTTAAATATCCTCAACGCGCCAGGCGCTGAACTGAAAGAAGCGTTCCGCCCTCAAGGTATGTTGTGGGCCTCATTAGGCTTGACCGATAATTTATCTGTCGAGGCTTTCTACCAGTATGAGTGGAAGCCAATTTGGGTTCCGCCTCCTGGTTCATTTTTCTCTACCACAGATTTTGCGGGCTTTGGTGGTTATTCACAAAATGCTCAGCTTGGCTTTAACGCCAATCCTGATACCGACCTTGATTTTCTGATTAGCGAATACAATAAACTGGGCGCCATGATAGCGTCTGGCCAAACTATTCCAACTCAGCAATTGGTGGCCATGGCATTGGCTTATCCAACCAAAGCAACGTTAGTGTATGACGAGCAAGAAGCGTCTGATGATGGACAATTTGGTGTCAAACTTGGCTATTACGCACCGCAGTTAGCTGAAACCGAATTTGGTCTGTATTACATGAATTATCACAGTCGCAGACCACTCATTAGTGGTACAGCGTCTAACTTTACGACAGGTGCTTTACTGCAAGATTTGGCAATTATTGGTCGCGAAGCGGGTAATATCGATCGCAATACGCTGTTAGGATTACAGTCGTTCTCCAAAGCGCAAGTTGTGTATCCAGAAGACATTAAACTTTATGGCCTTAGTTTCAACACATTAGTAGGTGATACTGCGGTGGCGGGTGAAATTGCTCACCGCCAAGATGAGCCACTGCAAATTGATGACGTTGAATTGTTATTCGCCGCTATGCCGCAGCAACTAGCTAATGCAGGTTTACGCCCTGATTTAGATGGTATTTCTCAGTACCGTGTGGTTGACCCTGGTGCCTATGCTGAAGGTTATATTCTGCGTGATACCACGCAAGTGCAGATGACCTTTACCCATTTATTTGGTCCAGCGTTATGGACAGATAACTTAACGGCATTAGCAGAAGTGGGTGGGGTGTGGATTCATGATATGCCTCATCATGATGTGTTACGCCTCAATGGCCCAGGTACCGGTCGTTCAGGTGGTAATCCGAACATGCCTGGCATTATTCAAGCCTTGCATAATGGCCCTGAAACTAACCCATTTCCGACCGCGCATGCGTGGGGATATCGCTTAGTGGGTAAGGCTGACTTCTTTAACGTCTTTTCTGGTGTGAATCTCGCGGCGCGCACCATTTTCTCTCATGATGTCAATGGTATCACTCCCGACCCTATGTTCTTGTTTACTGAAGGTAAAAAGGCGGTTGGTATGGGTCTTAACTTTGATTATCAAAACAAGTGGAGTGCGGATATTTCGTATAACGCATTCTTTGGTGGCGTTGGTACCACCAACTTGTTAGAAGACAGAGACTATGTCTCGTTTAACGTTAAATACTCTATCTAA